The window GTGACCAATTAGAGTAATTTATTTAAGTTGAAGCTCCaatcactttatttttacagtgtttcCTTTTTGCAGTTGTTGATTTGttcaaatgtaacattttttaaatttaactctGACTAAATAAGACGCCTTTGCGTCTGGTTTGTAATTCCTTCAACCCCTGAAAACAGGGATTTCTGTCATCCTTAGGGAGCGCCGGGTGGCCCCCAGGGGCCCCACGGGGGGTAAACAGGACAGCTGAGAGCTCAATGGGGTCCGGAGCGCCTGATATTTAGCAGAAGAAACACATGAAATCTGTCAAAATCAGCTTCTCCTGATTCACAACCCAGTAATCGCTCCTCCActattaattattatatttagaaaagGGGTCAACATATTTCTACAGGTATGTTTTTAGCTTGAACTCAGAGATTGAAATGATAAAAGTGGAAACAGCTTTTGGACTGAATTCTGAACAGATTCTAGCTGCCGATATCAgaggaaaatgttatttcaggAACTTATGGATCATTTCAGGAAACAAGTGGATATTTTTTCTATCTTCCAGGAAACTTTCCAGAacgaaaacatttttatgtcttttagcTTCACAGATTCTTTGCTTTGCAGAACCTGCTACTGTAactttgactttattatttggaactaattttttttttcttcaactttccAGAACTTATAAAGTACTTTCAAAACTACAACTCCTGTTGGAGTTAGCCTGTTGGAGTTAGCTTGTTTCAGTTAGCTTGTTTCAGTTAGCTTGTTGGAGTTAGCCTGTTAGAGTTAGCTTGTTGGAGTTAAATTGCTGGAGTTAGATTGTTGGAGTTAGTCTGTTGAAGCTAGCTTGTTGGAGCTAGCTTGTTGGAGTTAGCCTGTTGGAGTTAGCCTGTTGGAGTTAGCTTGTTGGAGCTAGCTTGTTGGAGTTAGCCTGTAGGAGTTAGCCTCAGCAGCTAAGTCTGACCACTTCTCTTTGGCAAAAGACAAGTGTTTGTGTCCTTGTGATCTTTTCAGAGTTCATTTGAGGAATAAACCTAACAGTAACCATACAGGATACTTTGTAGAAGTTTAATTTCTCAGACCTGCAGGTTGAATTATTTTGCGCAGCATCTTATTTTTTCAAACCTTGTGCCTTTCCAGAACTTTCTCAGTCTGACTCGATTCTTTCTAGAACTGAAACCTTCATGTTCTATCTGACCAGatcttttctttcacttccaGACTACCAGGCAGCGTCTGGTGACGAACGGACCGACCCGACTGACAGCAGATCTGCTGCTAATGAAAAGCCTGCAGAGATGGGGGGGCGGTTGCCAGGGACGACGGCGGCTCCTGGGGCCCCCGGctgacagcagcagcttgtGGGGCCGAGCGGCCGTCTGCTGCTCCGCGGTGAGCTGGCACACGCCGACACAGCAGCCTGAGGCGAACCCCCGGggggtccggttctggttctggtaccTGACGGTACCGCGACCCAATGACAGGGTGACCCGCCGGTACCATGGCTAGCTTGGAGCTAGTTTGAAACCAGCCTATTTAGTTCAGCAGTATAATTTGTGaagtaaatatttggtttggaGGTAAATAATAATTAGTTCACATGTTTGAGGTGAGAAGTTGTTTCCTAATATTTAgctatttagttttaaaacttttagttccattttagtttgagttttaaactaaatattgagtTAGCTCTGTGACATTTATAATAGTTAAATAATAAGGTGAAAATGTGATTTGAAATACTTTTCCTCTGTGATTCTCTGAATGACCCAGATTATTGCTAATATTTTCACAGATCTGGACCCGGATGTTCCTCTGCTGTCGGCGCTGAACATCGAGCAGCAGTGATGGAAACACCACTGGTTCCCCGGGGACAGCTGGAGTCAGGGTGCGGCTGTTTGCAGAGCAGAATCAATAAAGGTCAGGGGGGAAAGGTCGTCTGAAGGTTGCAACGCGGCTGATTAACGCCCCGCACTCAGACATCTTGATCCACAGAGCATTACTGCGATGGCAGACCGTGACGAGAAGCCTGGCCTCAAACAGGACGTCCATCTGAGgcggagggggcggggcttcagACTCCATTGGGAACAGTTCAAGCCCAGCAGGGAGATCTGGAGCTGCAGGAAGCTGCTGCTCTCCGCTCTCCTCAGCCGGACTGACCGTCCTGAGCTCAGCAGGGTTTATCACCTACTAGCATCTGGAGGATCCGTTAGCGGCTAACATTCTCCATTAGATTAGCTTCATAATTAGCAACCCTCTCTCCCCCCTTTCTGCACAGAATCTGGTGTTTAGCATCAGAAAGTCTCCACCATTAACTAGTTTATGTTTTACTGGTGTAGCTAAAACCAGTTAGCTATACCAGTAGTGCTAAATGGTTAGCTTAGcttcaaaacataaatatttagcttgctaatgaAATATTAAGCTAATTAGACATTTAGTTTGAATCCaggacatttataaatgaatgaataacctggtaaaaatatgacttttaaaaatgaacccccatttttttcttatgacaggataaataaatattgctgttaattttggCACAATCAGTTATTTAgtgtaaaatatgtgtttaaCAGTTTAACAGATAATGTTGGCATCCCTCAGGGTTCTGCGTCAGTTCTCGTTTTTTTCCACTCTTATGATTTCATCTGTTATGTTCTAATGATAGGACTCCAGTTCTTCCTACCAATAATCATATTGGGGGGAAAAGAGAAACCAGGATGTGTTTAGGCAGTGGTGGGCACACATCCGCTAACATGCTAATAGCAAAGCTAATTTTTGGTTTAGTATTTtcacacacttagcttcccctaaattagttttttgggATAAATTCTAAAATGCTCATTTACTTAGCAGTCTTGTAAACTTctagttgaataaagttcaacatctatgtttatattcatgctcttattttaaaataaaaatttatgctcgtgttttattatttcaagggaaaatacagtttgaattgaagttagcactttagctttatccatccatctctACTGGGCTCAGgcggagctgctgcctctctagctcacgttccgggcgagagacggggtcacctggacaggtcagtctgtcgcagggccactttagcattagctcctgTTAAACACCGTGGTGGTGTAGTGCTTTAGCGTCAGAgcagctaatgtttatgatgaGCCCTGCAGGGTTAGTGCAGCTAGCTTTTTAGTTAGCTGTGCTCACCACTGATTTTAGAGTTTTTGTGCAGGAAGGAGAAAGGAATTGTTCTGGTCCCAACAGCAGTGAAGTGAACTGTTGCAGGTCCAAAGCAGCTGGACGGAGATCCGGACCAGAGCTTCCGGAGGAGATGCTGGTCGACCCGGTTCCAGGTTCTGGAGCAGAACTGGTCCGTCTGCTGCCAGCTCCTCATATCTCCTCCATCGCTAGCTAAAAGAGCCGAGGTGGTAAACGTCCCAAGTGTCGGATCAGCACACACATAATCACATTTCCATCTCCATTACCCAAATTAGAGAGCAGATTAAATGTTACCTGCTCCTGggagatgaagatgaggatgaggagaggCTCCGTTTCTAAGAGACGGAAAAAATCAGGATTTTATTATCTCCACTCTGACGTTTGTCCTCTGAGCTTAGAGAGACTCTCTCATCCAGGCCCAGTAGATCCATGTCTGACTGGATGTGGAGGAACTGAGGTTCTGGAGGAACTGAGGTTCTGGAGTAACTGAGGTTCTGTTTAACCCAATGGACCTCCTGCAGGAAACCAGAAGGTTCTGACTACACAGGATTTAAACTCCTCCAGTTTTCAGGTTGAAATTCTTGGTTCTGTTTACCTGCCTGATGAAAAGAGCTGTTGGCTCCGCCCCCCACCTGGACCACAGCTGCCCTGGCAACCAGTGACTCAGTATCAGCTGAACAGCAAAGTTTTTAAGACCTGCTGTTAGCATAATGCTGTTAGCACATAGCAGTTAGCACACAGCAGTTAGCACACTGCAGCGGCTCTGAGCTGTCAGAAAGCCGGCTCTGTGATCAGGGCGTCCCTGCGGTCGGGCCCCGTCCCCCGGCGCTGCAGGCGGCTAATGAAGGCTGAGCGATCCTGTGGCGGCTCGCTAATTGAACCTGGGGGACATTTTCTCTCTCAGTTAGCTGCTGCAGCCGGTCAGGTTCTGCTGGCTGGTTGTTTTTCCTAATGggtggaggagatggaggaggtggaggagggttAGATAATATTTcgttagaaaataaaactattttaaacacATGGCTACAAAGAGATCtttcaatatttggaagaatTTTACCCTCCAAAATGGAAAGTCTATCAAGACCCATTTATCCGTCTTATTCCTTAGAAATGTCTgataacataatttaaaaagttaatcaaaataattttaaagttatttggaaaaacaaacatcactaCATTAGAAAACAAGATATTATAAACACACTGGAAGAAGGAGAACTCAGTGTCGTTGATATTGACTCAGTAAATGTTGCTTAAAACTTCGGTGGTTTCTAAACTTCCTTCAACATCATGAGAGTTTTTAGTTTCTCCTTCCTGTGAAAATCTTTAGTCTTTGGTTGAATTCCTTcgaaaatgtgactttaaattaataaacttccagttaaactttttcaatttCTCCAAAAGGTCCTTCAGTAtaaaaaattaatctttaagCAGAACTTTCCccataaaactaaaactgggAACGACAGATAGAACTTACTGAggaaaaaggcttttattttgaagaatggATGGAAGAAGGCTTCTGGTCTGGGAGAGGAGGGGggcatccatccatcatccatccatcatccatccatcatccatccatccatccatcatccatccatccatcatccatccatcatccatccatcatccatccatccatcatccatccatcatccatccatccattgtccatccatcatccatctattgtccatccatcatccatccatcatccatccatcgtccatccatcgtccatccatccatcatccatccatccatcatccatccatcatccatccatcatccatccatcatcatccattcatcatccatccatcatccatccatcatccatccatcgtccatccatccatcatccatctatcatccatccatcatccatccatcgtccatccatcatccattatccatccatcatccatccatccatccattgtccatccatcatccatctattgtccatccatcatccatccatcatccatctatCGTCCATCCAtcgtccatccatcatccatccatcatccatacATCGTccattcatcatccatccatcatccatccatcgttcatccatcatccatccatcatccatccatcatccattcatcatccatccatcatccatccatcgttCATCTATtgtccatccatcatccattcatcatccatccatcgtccATCCAtcgtccatccatcatccatcatccatccatcatccatacatcgtccatccatcatccatcatccatccatcatccatccatcatccatccatcatccattcatcatccatccatcgtccatccatcatccatccatcatccatccatcgtccATCCATCGTCCATCCATCGTTCATCCatcgtccatccatccatcgtccatccatcatccatccatccatcatccatccatcatccatcatccatccatcatccatccatcgtccatccatcatccagccatcatccatccatccatcatccatccatcatctatcatccatccatcatccatcatccatccatcatccatccatcatccatccatcatccatctatCGTCCATCCCTCGTCCATCCatcgtccatccatccatcatccatccatcatccatccatcgtccatccatccatcatccatcgtccatccatcatccatccatcatccatccatccatccatccatccatcattcatccatcgtccatcatccatcatccattcatcatccatcatccatccatccatcatccatccatcatccatccatccatccatccatcattcatcatccatcatccatccatcatccatcatccatcatccatccatcatccatccatccatccatccatccatcatccatccatcatccatccatccatcatccatccatccatccatccatcatccatccatcatccatccatccatccatcatccatccgtccatcatccatccatccacccatccatccatcatccatccatccatcatccatccatcatccatccatcatccatccatcgtctatcattcatccatcatccatccatccatctatcatccatccatcatccatcagcaacatcaaacagaaacagtttgatTACAGGGAggtgaaaaatacaaatactaaAGAAAGAACAGGACATGAactaattcattcattcattcattcattcagtagttcattcattcattagttcattcattcattcagtagTTCAGCTCTTGATGCTCCTTGCTCTGGTAAAGTCTGGTTCttgttcacttcctgcttgttGCTTCCTGCTCTGACACCGTTACCATGGTGACCTGACCTTCTCCTCCCCCTGCCTCCAACTCAATGCTCCAGATGAGCCCGGACCCCCCGGGGCCCCAGGAGGGAACATAACGAGGCTGAGCAGGACGACGAGTCGCTGCCAGAAACACTGATGAGGTCCTGGAAGGGATTCAGCATCATTAAGGATTTTTCTGGCCGGATCGTTGGCTTTGTTTGGAcgtcatgcttttattttgaagggtaATTGTgctgaatgacctttgaccacATGTTCAGTTTCCTTATATGTAGGAAAAATTAGCTGgaaaccagaatcagaaccagaaccagaacgagttttattttattgcattaaagcttaaacataaaataaataattttactttttcatttctacctgaataaattttaaattcgCCCGTTTGGTAAAACCTGCTGGTCCGTTCTTTGACCTGCAGCGCCATCTAGAGGCTGAGCGTGGTCAACACAGAACCAGTCCGGACCTGCGGGTTCTGGTTCTAAATAAAGAACGTTCTTTTCTCAAAGAATCTCCTGTTGAATCCAGTCATCAGGTCtgaggaagatgaagatgaagatgtcGCTTTAATCCTGGTTTTTTCCAGAGTTTTGTCTTTCAGGTTCTGTGAAGTTCTGGATCCATCCCGAACTCTCCGATGGTTCAGGTTTTTCTCACGGTCCAAAACCAGACCTGTTCATCTACCAGGTTTCTATGGAAACCAGCTCAGCCTCGTAACTCACCCTACGCTTTATGAACCAAAAGGTAGGAATAAAGATTTCATCTGGAAAcggatttgatttgattttgcaGGTCAGTTTGAGAAATGATGAGTTTCTGCAGACGGTTTGACATCATTTCATTTGGATCTGAGTTttctttaagaaattatttgtttaatttctttatcatatatttttttactgagtttcaaaatgaatataatttttgtctttgcactttcttgtatttcttctttaatgtatttacttataataaaataattgttctttatctaaaaatgtattttttaaattaacatttcacattgtaaatatTCATTAAGACGTTTTTCACTAAGAGTCTGGAaggttttagattttattcaggagtataaataaataataattcatctttatgttgatttatgttttgtttttattttatgaataaagtGTAATTACTGATTTATCGGACCGTTTGCTGCCGAGCTCCAGCTcggccagcaggtggcagtcAAACAccggaaaaaaaacaatcagcagACTTTATGAAGTTTATGACCTTTTATCCAGAATTTCTCCGAGATTTAAATTATATTCCAACATCAATATTCAGATTAAATATGATTGTTATTCACGTAAATGTTTGTCAGATTTAATAATTATCTAATGAAATAatggagattttttatttaacaaaatttgTAAATGAACTTAATTAAATTGAttgttaaacaaaaatctgtacAAGTAATTCGGtttcctgcagttttttttaataaataatggaTAATTTGGTTCATATTTCGCTGTGACTTGTTGCTGCTCTGGGTTGTTAATAAAGTTTTAGGAGCGTAGAACAAAGGTGAAGAAGTGAGTGTTGCGCGCATGCGCAGTTCGTTTCTGTGGAGTTTGATCCCTGAGCTGCAGCAGAATGGTGAGTTGGACTTTCTttatgttctggttctggttctggttctgatctgaagCCGAACTTTTATTCGGGTTCCAGCAGAATAAACAGATGAAGGATCAGTTTccagttttctgtttcctgttggaCAGAACAGCAGGAAAACGTTAAACTTTGACCCAAAGTGCCAGCATTGTTATCTGGAAATGATAAATTTTCTACTTCAGCTGCAGGTGACTGTCCAGaattctggttctggatgtttGGACCCGTTAAATGATTTGAACGTGTTGAAATAAATTTATGTTCAGAATCAGCAGCAGATGGAATAAATTCAGATAAAATAGTAAATaagaatcaaataaataaaacggtACTAAACAGAGTGAAGCCGCTGCTCCGGCTGAGGGACGTCTGGTCAGGATGGAGCCCAGGGCCCACCGGGAGACCCAGGGGATGACCCGGACACTCTGGACCCAGGGGATGACCCGGACACTCGGGGACCCAGGGGACGACCCGGACACTCTGGACCCAGGGGATGACCCGGACACTCGGGGACCCAGGGGACGACCCGGACACTCGGGGACCAAGGGGACGACCCGGACACTCTGGACCCAGGGGATGACCCGGACACTCGGGGACCCAGGGGACGACCCGGACACTCTGGACCTAGGGGACGACCTGGACACTCTGGACCCAGGGGACGACCCGGACACTCGGGGACCCAGGGGACGACCCGGACACTCTGGACCCAGGGGACGACCCGGACACTCTGGACCTAGGGGACGACCCGGACACTCGGGGACCCAGGGGACGACCCGGACACTCTGGACCTAGGGGACGACCCGGACACTCTGGACCTAGGGGACGACCTGGACACTCGGGGACCCAGGGGACGACCCGGACACTCTGGACCTAGGGGACGACCTGGACACTCGGGGACCCAGGGGACGACCCGGACACTCTGGACCCAGGGGACGACCCGGACACTCGGGGACCCAGGGGACGACCCGGACACTCTGGACCTAGGGGACGACCTGGACACTCGGGGACCCAGGGGACGACCCGGACAGGCTGGAGAGACGATGTTCCTCTGCTGGGAATGCTGTGGGATTCCTGGAGGCTGGcggagggaagtctgggcctcctgCTGAGGCTGCTGACCCCGTGACCCTGTGACCCCGTGACCCCGGATAaaaggaagatggatggataaaatataaatcataCCAGAACTCATAAATTAATTAACCgaagaataaagaaaatgagTTAATTAacaattatataaatataaatcataattgtaggaattatttattctttatttttattattgaatttaatttgttgttagtttatttgATAGTTTTGGGTTATTTACAAgttaagaatttttattttgttattgtttgtcTATTTTATGAAGAATTGTGGAGCCATTTTCTctaagtttttaatttttacattttttgtttgactAATAAACTCCACTGTAAAAGTTCTGAACATCCAATCGGACCTGTTCATCAAAGTTAAcgaatatttaaatattgagctttaaaatacataaataaaaataaaatgaatcatttaaaaGATGAGgacatttttcaataaatgatttattaaattgtAACTTATATAACaataatggagaaaaaaataataaattgttaaattatataaatcaagttgatctattaaaaaaatatcttttaaaataatacatttatataaagaaaaatgatccatttcaaaaataaatatatgaataaataaaataagacatttatagaaatagtaacataaaaacaatggatttaacatttgattcatttaatttatggataaaattaaaattaatacaaattattaaattattattaaaactttaattaaaaactgatccatgaatgaatgaagtgaCCTACTTTATTCCTTCAGAACCAGCGGATTGGACCCAAATAAACTCAACAGAACCGCAAGAGAAACAAaccctctggttctggttcagaccCGGTTCAGACCCGCCGCCTGCAGGTTTAACCACCCGCACCCCtgcggggtcagaggtcagcctgcTGTTTGCTTTGGCGCTGATCCTGTTACAGACCCGAACGGGCCACACGCAGCATTCAGCGGCTTCTGGATCCTCGGAACCAGGGGATCAGAAGATTTAGTCTGTCagaatttttaacatttctgaaattttttcttcttctgggttcttttgtttggttctggttgttCGGGTCCAAATGAGCCTCGACCCGCTGCGGGACAGAAACATgaatcataaaaaacaaaccgtaaaaataaaatgagaccGCAGAGAAAATCTCAGTTTCTTgttatataaaagaaataataataataataataatgaacaattattcagtttttcaaaagcattacatttaaatttttaaaattaaataaagtatattATCATATTTTCATCGTTACATTATGGATCTGAGCCTCTGAAAAACGGGTTTCATTTTTATCTCCAACCAGACGGAGGATAAGAATCAGATacacatcttttattttttttactttgtattttaatttatgtctttaaatttacattattaacatttaatgcttcactttatttttatttacattattattattatttgcagtAATTTTGTAGTTTAACTCAATAACTGACAGAAATATGAATTTACATAAACTAATCAGTCTGATGTTTAGAAAAAGATCAACTGTTTATCTGAGAACCATTCTGGCCCTGCAGGCGGCCGGGTCGGCGCTGCGGGTCCATGCGGTCCGGTTCGGTCCGGGTCAGGAACTGCTGGGATCGCTGCAGGCGTTTGTGGAAGAGCGACGACTCAGAGCGCCCTTCGTCATCACCTGTGTGGGCAGCGTTACCAGGGCAACGCTCAGGCTAGCAAACGCCACGGCAACAAATACTAACGAGGTAGGAGAAGGAACTGTTCAGGGGAACTGGTTCATGTTCAGTGATCGGTTTGACTTGTGAACAGTTCAGTCCGGCTGTccaggttctgacccggttctgctccCAGGTCCTGCAGCTCAGCGGTCGCTATGAGATCGTCTCTCTGGTCGGGACGCTCAACAGCGACGCCCACCTCCACATCAGCCTGGCGGACGCCCAGGGCGCCACAGTGGGCGGCCATGTTCTGGGCGGCCTGGAGGTGTTCACCACCGCTGAGGTCGTCGTGGGCGACGCCGTCGACCTGCATTTCAGCAGGGAGCCCGACCCGAGGACGGGCTTCCCCGAGCTGGTGGTTCTGACCCGATCAGAGGTTGAGAGAGCCGCCTGAAGAGGGTTCCGGACCCGGACCCGGAACCGGTTCTGTCTGATAAAAATGTCCCTCATTAAATTGCTGTCAGCTTTCCGTAGCTGACCCAGAACCTGTGGCCAGcaaatcagaaccagaatcagaaccaatcGTTTGTAAACAGCGTTTCTGTGAAAtaattgacctttgaccccagccTCTCTGTTCCTGCTGAGCTGTGAgcagttgctatggaaacagatgaaataaaagcctgttggtttgttttgaaGCTGATTTTCATGGATGAAAAGTTTCCAGATTTGTGTGGAAACTTTAAATGGCCGCTTTGCTTTGTTGTTTCTCGCTAAGATAATCCTAAATCTCCCAGCATGCCTCCTGCCCCCCGCC is drawn from Xiphophorus hellerii strain 12219 chromosome 15, Xiphophorus_hellerii-4.1, whole genome shotgun sequence and contains these coding sequences:
- the LOC116733951 gene encoding bifunctional protein GlmU-like isoform X2, whose amino-acid sequence is MAAGSALRVHAVRFGPGQELLGSLQAFVEERRLRAPFVITCVGSVTRATLRLANATATNTNEVLQLSGRYEIVSLVGTLNSDAHLHISLADAQGATVGGHVLGGLEVFTTAEVVVGDAVDLHFSREPDPRTGFPELVVLTRSEVERAA
- the LOC116733951 gene encoding bifunctional protein GlmU-like isoform X1, which gives rise to MINFLLQLQAAGSALRVHAVRFGPGQELLGSLQAFVEERRLRAPFVITCVGSVTRATLRLANATATNTNEVLQLSGRYEIVSLVGTLNSDAHLHISLADAQGATVGGHVLGGLEVFTTAEVVVGDAVDLHFSREPDPRTGFPELVVLTRSEVERAA